AAGCCATAACTGCAGTGCCTTTTTAATGTACAGTGCCTCCAAAAAGTATTCACTCCCTAGTGATTACGTTTTTgctgtatttaaatatatttcattttttttctgcttaaataaactatttagatgtcctcagaattCCTTAAAAACACTGCTTAActgataagtattcacccccccaGAGTCAATACTTTAGCAATTACAGCTTTGGGTTGTCTCTGACCATTCACTAtgagctttgcacattttgtcATGCCATAGACTTTGAACTCTCACAAACTCTCACAAGTCTCTTTATTCAAGCCTTTACTTTGTAGTTTGTGCCTTGTGCCTTGAGTCATTGCCCTGTTGGGATGTACATTTTTGCCCTAGATACAGATTTTCGACTGGTACTCCTCAAAACTCTGcttgtatttggctccatccatatTGCCCTTGATAGTAAACAATATTTCCAGTTCCTCCTGCTGCAACCCCAGAGCACCTCCTTGTTGGTAGGAATGGTGTTACCTGGGTGTTGGCCTGTATAACACTTTGCTTTCAGATCAAATGGCTAAAAAGCTCCAACGCCAGATGTGCCTTTatcttttatgtttatgttttatgttggAATACTAAACTGTTGCTGAAATATGGCCTCACATCATATTTGGCATCTCTGCTGTCAAGTTTgttagtgtattatagtgaaatGATTTGTCTTATCAGTGTGCCAAATGTCACAACTTTTTTCCATAAGGTAGTAGGAACTGCAATAGACTCACATGGCAAAGCAAGTAGTAGTAAATATAGCCAGAAGTGGCAGATTAAGCACTTCAGCAAATCTTGCCCgagtggccagttcttgccacGTTACATAGAGCAATAAAGATTCCATACATGAACATACTTATTTTTTGTGAGGATTGCTCACAAATCTTAATAAGTATGAAATATTTGAAGTTGTAtgaaatgtttttgaagtaacctAGCAGAAATTAAAATCCATTTACAGATCAGCAAAACAATTCagcacaccaaaaaaaaaatcacactttcaGTTCCagagaaacagctatttgaactAAGTTCTGCCCCAAACTTTGCACACCTCCCAATAAAAGTGGCCTGAAGATGCCTTTGAAATTTTGTGTGTGGATCCATACAACTAGTCCTCAATTAGAACTGGATTGATTGCCATCTGGAGGCCACGTTGTTTGCAAATTtcaactgtttttaaaaatgattaaatattaaactctGCTAGGTAATTTGAAGTTTGGGAACATAAGCCAAAAAATCCTAGgattagtaaaataaaatatatttaacatattatgcagagtgggtgtggctaaatggtccaaaaggcAAATTTTTAAGTGCTCAGCGATGGATTATGAGGAAAAAGAAGCTGCACTTATTAACCTTATTCTTCCAGAGATATGCttctttttgtctgaaaaatgatGAACAGCATCCCTCAGTGGCCAATCTGAGTAAGGTGCATGGCTTACTAGTCCAGTACATGCCTTTCAAGTTCTGTGGGAAACAACGAAAACATTTACAAGTTTGCGCCATATTTGTAAACTAGTCTACACCTCCTTAGAATTGATTGAGGTATGGCAGCCATACTGTTTACAAatatcaacatgtttttaataatgattGAGGTTCACACTCACCTGAGTATTTTGACTTCAAGACTGTGAAGATTGGCCAAAAACAGGTTTTGCACATTATGCTTATCACAAATTTACCTAAGTGGACCTAAATTGGCCAAAAAGGCaagttttttttagcatttgagCAAAAGAAACCTAAAAAAGAATTTGTACTATACAGCTTATTTTTCAAGAGATaagcttgtttttgtgtgcacaaacaaGATTTAGCCCAGCCCCACCCCCATGTATGACCATGGCACAACTTTGCGTATGACCTCAGAATGGTTTCCTGTATACCTTTCTGTATAAAAATCTGTGAAGAtaggccaaaaatcctaggactagtttgcaaaagtaggttttgcattagcaaaaaaaaaaaaaaaattaagtgggCAAAgctaaatggctttttttttgggAGAACCCAAGGAACAAATTTTCACTGTAGGACTTATGCCAATCGAGATATGAGCCAAAACATAAAATGCATCGCTATAGCACCCCCCATTAGGTCAATCAGGCTCATCTCTCTTGCCCAAGTAGCAGGAAAGAGTACTACATACTGACCAACTTTCATGACTGTAGGACCTACTGTTTGGTCTGCACGATCAGTTTTAgcagagaaaaataatacaaagaaaacaaaatcctAACGAAAACAATAGCACTACGTATAGgtctgtgttcacctgtttgtcagtaaagaaaaaaaaaaaacttctctttTCATACAAGATTTTTATTAAGAAACAAAATGCAACACAGCACAATTTCAGCAGGTTTATGCTGTTGCCATGCTGCCAGTTTCACTCAGCACATGTTCATCTGTATGATTTAAAACATTCTCCAGAATTATATGTACAAATATTCTAGAAGGTTTcctcaaaacaaaagaaatatttaaaaagcatttttccTTTTATGTCCATAATGGCTTAAAGTGTAATGGAACAAAAAAGGTTGCATGAGATCTACACCAAGTAACTTAGTAGAACAAAGGTCGGGGTGCATGAGAAGGTCCCAAGACAAGACAGAAAAGACAAGTGTGAGGAAAGTAAGCTCAGGGAGTCCCTTCAATGTCCATTCTGACATGTTCTTTCCCGTTGCTTGCATCTCTGCGGTGACTGCGTTCTCGACTGTGACTGTGTTTGTGCATATGCTCCTTGTTGTTGCTGCACTCACGCTTCTTGCTCTTCTCCTCTGGTTCCTGACGACTCGTGGAGCGTGACCGAGAACACTTCCTGCTTGAGCGCTCAGCTTTGTGCCTCCTCTCTCTACTCCGGCTTTGGCTTGATCGCTTGCTCTTACGCTCCTCCCTGTGCCTCCTCTCCTCTCGCTCATCCTTGTGACGCCGTTCATCTCCTTCTCCTTTGGCCCTCTTATCTTTTGAGCGCTCCCTTTCTCGCTCTCCGCCACTGGTGCGTTCTTTGTGCTCTCGCTCCTTCCGACGGCTTcgctctctttcgctctctccaTCCcgctctttctctcgctcttttcTCTCATTCCTCTGTTCGCGGCTCCTTCGCCAGTCTGAGGCTTGATCTGGGGTACGGGAATGCCGTCGATCCCTCTCTCgatctctgtccctgtctgcaaccctgtctctctccactCTGTCCCTttccctgtctctgtccctgtccctgtctTTGCGTTGGcgatccctctctctctcgagcTCGCGGTCGAAGCTGGCGCCACGCCGTTCTCGGTGGTGACTGCGGCTGCGTGAGCGGTGTGGGGATCTCCGAGGGCTCGGTGTTTTCCTCGGGGACCTGGTGGAAAAAGCCAGACACAAAAGAGTAGTAATACTAGCGAGGCTGCAATGTACACACAACAGTCACTACTAGGTCATATACATAAATAGGTTTTGAACAACATTCCAAAGATGGCCTACTAATTATATTGGCTGCCTGCCTCTTCCTAGATTAATAATTCTTCTGCAAGTTCTTACTCCTTACATTTAAGTCAATTCTTTGACCCTCAAAAGCTGCAGTCATGAGTCAGCCCTCGCTCCAATCCATCCTCCCTCCAGCACAAAATAACAGCCAAAAATACAATCACTAGCACTTCTTTATATCATTAGGGGGTGTTCTTATGGAGCAGATTCCATACCAGATAAAAGCGATCACACATGAAATACAATGCACAGGTGGTATTGTTTTCATTAACAGAACACAAGGCCAAAGCACCACACCGAAAAGCAGAACCTTCACTGCATTGCTCTTacattgtttttcactgaagagaTAAAGCAATCAGAGCAGGGGAATGCtttttaacaattaaaatgttGAATGAGTGTCAGAAGTGAGTATTACTTTTATCCTATTAAAGTGAGTATACTATAACAATTACATAACTTCTATGCCCTACTGTGAACTCTTTTTTTCACACTTATGTGTTAGGAATAATTCTGAAAAGCCTGATAAGTGTTCGTTcagtaagaaaaaagaaacaatgagtCTATCAAAAAACTTTAAAGTATGTTGTTTTTATATGGACGGCAATGGCAACGTTTCTGAAAGAGGTAAGACCGGCGCTCGATAAACAATGCTGAAACAAAGTCAGTTTGCATGCCTCGCGCGTCACTAAAGCCTAGAGGAAGATAACTGACTTCTTAGCAACATGCCCAATATTGAAAGACACTAATTTACAACATCTGGAAGACCCCATTAACGAGGATGAAGCGATCTTACAGTTGGGAAAAGTCCAGGACCCAATGGACTGCCAGCCTAACTTTACAAAGCATGAATGAGAGACATTGCAGATCTCTTAGGTGCTCTGTTTAATGAAGGAATACAGGAgggaaatgaatcattttacCACAGTGTAATATCactaatatataaaaaaggtGACCCTTATGACTTAAGCCTGATGAATATAGATTATGAAATCCTGAATAAAATAATCCCAAACCACATGAACAAAACACTAATGGGTGTTTGGTGGGGGGGATGggtgttctttctctctcagtaatATTTATGGAGTGTAATGGACCATTATGGGTATCCAAAAAATTTATTGATATGCTTAAAACCTTGTATAAAAATTCAAAAGTACAAATTAATATCAATGATTGTTTAACTGATGCTTCTGAAATACACAGAGGTGTAAAACAAGGCTAACCTTTAAGTACAGCGCTTTATATTATCGCAAATAGTTCATTTTtacacaagataaaaaaaacgaCTCATTTAATCACAAGAACGTaaaattagggaaaaaaaaaaaacaaacaaaaaaacacatgggGGTatctttaaacaaacatcttACACTAACCGAGAGTGAGAAgtgtattaaaaacaaacacaatggaTAGTATCTAAAAACATTTGTGATGTGATGCGGCTAATAAGTGTAGGCAGCTTATCAAGTACAGTGTGTCGTTAAATGGAGCCGTTTTGTAACAACAAAAGAATGTCCTGTGAACAACTGTAAAGAAGATGAAACTATCTTCTTAATACGCTGCTCAAACTCATCAGAGATACGGCACAAAATGAGAAATTTAGAACTGGACATAAATCTGAATGGGAAAATGATAAGGTATGGAATTTTTGTCAAAACTTTGACAAAAACATGAAGGAATTTTACTGGTTTGTTATATGTAttgttaattataaaatatgaaaaacaagaTGTAAAATGATTATCCATCAGTGTCATATCCCTGCCCCAGATTCAGAACAGGTTATGAGTGAAGAGACAAAGGacaatggacagatggacaagAAATAAACATCCATGGACTCTTTTAAAGGTTTGAACTCTTGGTGACATGCAAGTATTGTGTAAATACTacgggggcagtcgtggcctaatggatagagagtcagacttgggttcgagtctcgggtccggcagggattgtaggtggggggagtgaataaccagcactctctcccaccctcaataccacaactgaggtgagacccttgagcaaggcaccgaacccccaactgctccccgggcgccgcagcaaaaaaaaaaaaaaaaaaaaaaaaaaaaggctgcccactgctccgggtgtgttcacggtgtgtgtgtgtgtgtgtgcacttggatgggttaaatgcagagcacaaattccgagtatggatcaccatacttggccacaagtcacttcacctTCATACCttcataaatatgtgtaaatgtaTGGATGTGTGTGCATTAATTGTATACTTTCGTATTTTGATCAACGCAAATATGTATATCTCTACAGTGgggcaaaaaagtatttagGCAGCCACCAATTGTGCAAGTTCTCCCACTTAAAAAGATGAGAGGCCTGTAATTTTCATCATAGGTACACTTCAGctatgagagacagaatgggggaaagaatccaggaaatcacattgtctgatttttaaagaatttatttacaaattatggtggaaaataagtatttggtcaAAAACAAAAGTTCATCTCAATACTTTGTTATATACCCTTTGTTGGCAATGACAGAGGtcaaatgttttctgtaagtctTCACAAGGttttcacacactgtttctggtattttggcccattcctccaTGCAGATCTCCACTAGAGCAGTTGTGTTTTGGGGCTGTCGCTGGGCAACACGGACTTTCAACTCCCTCCAAAGATTTTCTATGGGGTTGAGAACTGGAGACTGGCTAGGCCACTCCGGGACCTTGAAATGCTTCTTACGAAGCCACTCCTTCGTTGCCCGGGCggtgtgtttgggatcattgtcatgctgaaagatcCAGCCACGTTTCATCTTCAATGCCCTTGCTGATGGAAGGAGGTTTTCACGCAAAATCTCACGATACATGGCCccattcattctttcctttacACGGATCAGTCGTCCTGGTCCCTTtgcagaaaaacagccccaaagcatgatgtttccacccccatgcttcacagtaggtatggtgttctttggatgcAACTCAGCATtctttctcctccaaacacGACAAGTTGAGTTTTTACcaaaaaagttctattttggtttcatctgaccataTGACATTCTCCCAATCCTCTTCTGGATCATCCAAATGCTCTCTAGCAAACTTCAGATGGGCCTGGACATGTACTGGCTTAAGCAGGGGGACACGTCTGGCACTGCAGGATTTGAGTCCCTGGCGGTGTAGTGTGTTACTGATGGTAGCCTTTGTTACTTTGGTCCCAGCTCTCTGCAGGTCATTCACTAGGTCCCCCACTAGGTCCTCCCGTGTGGTTCTGGGATTTTTGCTCACCGTTCTTGTGATCATTTTGACCCCACGGGGTGAGATCTTGCGTGGAGCCCCAGGATTATCAGGGGGAGATTATCAGTGGTCTTGTATGTCTTCCATTTTCTAATAATTGCTCCCACAGTTGATTTCTTCACACCAAGCTGCTTACCTATTGCAGATTCAGTCTTCCCAGCCTGGTGTAGGTCTACAATTTTGTTTCTGGTGTCctttgacagctctttggtcttggcCATAGTGGAGTTTGGAGAGTGACTGAGGTTGTGGCCAGGTGTCTTTTATACTGATAACAAGTTCAAACAGGTGCCATTAAAACAGGTAACGAGTGGAGGACAGAGGAGCCTCTTAAAGAAGTTACAGGTCTGTGAGAGCCAGAAATCTTGCTTGTTTGTAGGtgaccaaatacttattttaccGAGGAATTTaccaattaattcattaaaaatcctaCAA
The genomic region above belongs to Pangasianodon hypophthalmus isolate fPanHyp1 chromosome 21, fPanHyp1.pri, whole genome shotgun sequence and contains:
- the prpf38b gene encoding pre-mRNA-splicing factor 38B isoform X2; the encoded protein is MCGGVRGVGTGGIVSTAFCLLYKLFTLKLTRKQVMGLITHTDSPYIRALGFMYIRYTQPPADLIEWFEPFLDDEEELDVKAGGGCVMTIGEMLRSFLTKLEWFSTLFPRIPVPVQKTIDQQMKNRPRKPPQKEGKEDEEEGDWHRSRSPRKTPSPRRSPHRSRSRSHHRERRGASFDRELERERDRQRKDRDRDRDRERDRVERDRVADRDRDRERDRRHSRTPDQASDWRRSREQRNERKEREKERDGESERERSRRKEREHKERTSGGERERERSKDKRAKGEGDERRHKDEREERRHREERKSKRSSQSRSRERRHKAERSSRKCSRSRSTSRQEPEEKSKKRECSNNKEHMHKHSHSRERSHRRDASNGKEHVRMDIEGTP
- the prpf38b gene encoding pre-mRNA-splicing factor 38B isoform X1, which produces MAGNPQQQQAVSKPPSGKHGNVLPLWGNEKTMNLNPMILTNVLSSPYFKVQLYELKTYHEVVDEIYFKVTHVEPWEKGSRKTAGQTGMCGGVRGVGTGGIVSTAFCLLYKLFTLKLTRKQVMGLITHTDSPYIRALGFMYIRYTQPPADLIEWFEPFLDDEEELDVKAGGGCVMTIGEMLRSFLTKLEWFSTLFPRIPVPVQKTIDQQMKNRPRKPPQKEGKEDEEEGDWHRSRSPRKTPSPRRSPHRSRSRSHHRERRGASFDRELERERDRQRKDRDRDRDRERDRVERDRVADRDRDRERDRRHSRTPDQASDWRRSREQRNERKEREKERDGESERERSRRKEREHKERTSGGERERERSKDKRAKGEGDERRHKDEREERRHREERKSKRSSQSRSRERRHKAERSSRKCSRSRSTSRQEPEEKSKKRECSNNKEHMHKHSHSRERSHRRDASNGKEHVRMDIEGTP